One window from the genome of Leptospira johnsonii encodes:
- the rpsC gene encoding 30S ribosomal protein S3: protein MGQKVNPIGLRIGITRGWDSIWFSQQDYRKNLHEDIRIRRFIQGRFKEAGVVKVVVERFPEKINVNLHTAKPGVVIGKNGANIEAVKKVLKTMTEKPLNLNIIEVKKPETIAQCIAESIAIQIQERQPFRRVMKQELRRAMRGGVEGIKILISGRLNGADMARREGYREGRIPLHTLRAKIDLGFREASTTFGQIGVKVWTYTGDFINSKEESEEDKYAVKRRTN from the coding sequence ATGGGACAGAAAGTTAACCCAATCGGACTTCGTATCGGAATTACCCGCGGATGGGATTCCATCTGGTTCTCTCAGCAGGACTACAGAAAGAACCTGCACGAAGATATTAGAATTCGTAGATTTATCCAAGGCCGTTTCAAAGAAGCAGGCGTTGTAAAAGTTGTAGTGGAGCGTTTTCCTGAGAAGATCAACGTAAACCTTCATACTGCTAAGCCAGGTGTGGTAATCGGAAAAAACGGAGCGAATATCGAAGCCGTTAAAAAAGTCCTTAAGACTATGACCGAAAAACCTTTGAACCTCAACATCATCGAGGTCAAAAAACCGGAAACGATCGCACAATGTATCGCTGAGTCTATTGCGATCCAAATCCAAGAGCGTCAGCCGTTCCGTCGCGTGATGAAACAAGAACTTCGTCGTGCGATGAGAGGTGGAGTAGAAGGAATTAAGATCCTTATTTCCGGACGTTTGAATGGAGCGGACATGGCTCGTCGCGAAGGTTATCGTGAAGGAAGAATTCCTCTTCATACACTTAGAGCGAAAATCGATCTAGGATTCCGTGAAGCCAGCACTACTTTCGGACAAATCGGAGTGAAGGTTTGGACTTATACCGGGGACTTCATCAACAGTAAAGAAGAGTCCGAAGAAGATAAATACGCCGTTAAGAGAAGGACCAACTGA